Proteins co-encoded in one Hyla sarda isolate aHylSar1 chromosome 4, aHylSar1.hap1, whole genome shotgun sequence genomic window:
- the LOC130267653 gene encoding E3 ubiquitin/ISG15 ligase TRIM25-like, protein MASSALRDELDCSICLITYTDPVMLRCGHNFCRVCIDRALDTQAKSGLYSCPECREEFQERPTLMRDIALRNIMENFLVTDPTPTEPGIFCTYCVDSPVPAVKSCLHCEASLCDKHLRVHSKSPEHVLSDPTTSLEDRKCSVHKKVLEYYCTEDAACICVSCSLAGEHRGHQVEMMDEASEKKKKKLRNVLQKLIPKREKTEERVRSLEERRRKAQEKSSGEAERVTALFIDMRRRLDDLEKKVLSEISRQEKEESLSLSALIHQLEIKKDELSRKMRHIEELCNMADPLTVLQEPDTGDLCDPEEGGGDEDTGGHDKTHDVDDLDVTVISDTFRTLCDIISGIRIYGEGPADILLDVNTAQNYLLISDDLKTATWTEITQNRPETAERFQDYHQLWEPELPFLLRDYST, encoded by the coding sequence atggcgtcttctgctctgagagACGAGctggactgttccatctgtctgatcacttatacagatcctgtaaTGCTGAGATGTGGACACAACTTCTGCCGGGTCTGTATTGATCGTGCGCTGGATACACAGGCCAAGTCTGGACTTTATTCCTGTCCTGAATGTAGAGAAGAGTTTCAGGAGCGGCCGACACTGATGAGGGACATCGCTCTGAGGAACATAATGGAGAACTTCCTGGTTACTGATCCAACACCGACAGAACCCGGGATCTTCTGCACTTACTGTGTGGACTCTCCTGTCCCTGCTGTGAAGTCCTGTCTGCACTGTGAGGCTTCTCTGTGTGATAAACATCTGAGAGTTCACAGCAAATCACCAGAACACGTCTTATCTGACCCCACCACTTCTCTGGAGGACAGGAAATGTTCTGTCCATAAGAAGGTCCTGGAATATTACTGCACTGAGGACGCTGCTTGTATCTGTGTGTCCTGCAGTTTGGCCGGAGAACATCGGGGACACCAGGTGGAGATGATGGATGAGGCCtctgagaagaagaagaagaaactgAGAAATGTTCTCCAGAAACTGATCCCAAAGAGAGAGAAGACTGAGGAAAGAGTCCGGAGTCTGGAGGAACGCAGGAGAAAAGCTCAAGAGAAATCATCTGGAGAAGCGGAGAGAGTCACTGCCCTGTTTATAGACATGAGGAGACGGCTGGACGACCTGGAGAAGAAGGTCCTGAGTGAGATCTCCAGGCAGGAGAAGGAAGAGTCACTGTCACTGTCTGCTCTGATCCATCAGCTGGAAATAAAGAAGGACGAGCTGTCCAGGAAGATGAGACACATTGAGGAGCTGTGTAACATGGCGGATCCACTGACTGTCTTACAGGAACCAGACACAGGTGACTTGTGTGAtcctgaggaggggggaggggatgaggaCACAGGGGGACATGATAAGACACATGATGTAGATGATCTGGATGTGACTGTGATCTCAGACACATTCCGCACATTATGTGACATAATATCAGGTATAAGGATCTATGGGGAGGGTCCTGCAGACATATTACTGGATGTAAACACGGCTCAGAATTATCTCCTTATATCAGACGACCTGAAAACTGCAACATGGACAGAAATAACACAGAATCGTCCAGAAACAGCAGAGAGATTCCAGGATTATCATCAG